A section of the Lathamus discolor isolate bLatDis1 chromosome 6, bLatDis1.hap1, whole genome shotgun sequence genome encodes:
- the CACNG3 gene encoding voltage-dependent calcium channel gamma-3 subunit isoform X2, with amino-acid sequence MGGLFTSHGFAVRAEGVCLGAGTFRGVCKKIDHFPEDADYEQDTAEYLLRAVRASSIFPILSVGLLFFGGLCVAASEFYKSKHNVILSAGIFFVSAGLSNIIGIIVYISANAGDPGQSDSKKSYSYGWSFYFGALSFIIAEMVGVIAVHMYIEKHRQIRAKSHSELLKKSAFTRLPPYRYRFRRRSSSRSTEPRSRDMSPVSKGFSTIPSTDISMFTLSRDPSKVTMGTLLNSERDHGFLQVHNSIPKEFKESLHNNPANRRTTPV; translated from the exons ATGGGAGGGTTATTCACATCTCATGGATTTGCTGTCAGAGCTGAGGGGGTTTGCCTGGGTGCTG GCACCTTCCGAGGCGTGTGCAAGAAAATCGACCACTTCCCCGAGGATGCTGACTACGAGCAAGACACGGCCGAGTACCTGCTCC GCGCGGTGCGAGCCTCCAGCATCTTCCCCATCCTCAGCGTGGGTCTGCTGTTCTTCGGGGGCCTCTGCGTGGCGGCCAGCGAGTTCTACAAGAGCAAACACAACGTCATCCTCAGCGCCGGCATCTTCTTCGTCTCTGCAG GTCTCAGCAACATCATCGGGATCATCGTCTACATCTCGGCCAACGCGGGGGACCCGGGGCAGAGCGACTCCAAGAAGAGCTACTCCTACGGCTGGTCCTTCTACTTCGGAGCCCTGTCCTTCATCATCGCCGAGATGGTGGGGGTGATCGCCGTGCACATGTACATCGAGAAGCACCGCCAGATCCGCGCCAAGTCCCACTCGGAGCTGCTGAAGAAGTCGGCCTTCACCCGCCTCCCGCCCTACAGGTACCGCTTCCGCCGGCGGTCCAGCTCCCGCTCCACCGAGCCGCGGTCCCGGGACATGTCGCCCGTCAGCAAGGGCTTCAGCACCATCCCCTCCACCGACATCTCCATGTTCACCCTCTCCAGGGATCCCTCCAAGGTCACCATGGGGACGCTGCTCAACTCGGAGCGGGACCATGGGTTTTTACAGGTCCATAACTCCATCCCCAAAGAGTTCAAGGAGTCTTTGCACAACAACCCGGCCAACAGACGAACCACGCCGGTGTGA